The window TAAAACTGATGTAATAAATGATGAAAGATGTGTAGGGACCAAAAACAATCTACAAAAAGGCTCCTTAGAAGGGATTTGCTGACCCAAGAAATTTACTTCAATTCATTTTGACTGTTTTGTGTTAGCTATATTCCAAACTTGTCGGCCATAGGCTGCTTTCACTTTTCTAATGTCAATTCTATGTCATTTATTTTGCCTATAAAAACCTCACTTCAAATTCCCAGACTTTCATGTTTACTCGCAGGTTTTTGCACTTTTACTGAAATAGACACATACATAGTCATTGCATGGTTCCCACGTAAGAGAAAATATATATTCCCCTAACTCTTACCCTCAAAACCCACATAATAAAGACTCTGCATTTTCACTATAAATTGCTGGTTTTAGTGCTCATTTTCTCTTCATTACATTCTGCCttccttcttttattttccttcttggAGCCATGGACCCAAAACAGCAGTCTGCTGTCAGAGATGAATCCTCAGTTTCCATGAATGAATCCGAGGTACATTTTCACATCATTTTTggttaattatttgattgtttagCTATATATATATGGTCTTGTTTGTATTTTTGGACTTTGTTGTATAGGATTCCTTTGGCTTTTCTTGTCCTATTCTGGTTCTTTAGCAAACAGCATTTGAGATCCAACTCTATGTGTATCATCTGTCCGAAAAAGTACACACGTATAGAACGAGTTAGATATACATTTCAGAATTCATTCTTTCGGCTCAAAATTCACACCGTCTAAATTATGAATCATCATTTAACAAACATAAGATTTCTGTATATACACCGTtgtagttgatttgatatgaaaaAAAGAACAGAACAAAGAAAACAGCCGAAAGGTTTGGCTATGATAGAGCCAGCTGGGAGCTGAATTAATGCTTTGTGTGATAATTATAATATCTGATTGTTTAACATGAAAAATGGTAATCATCGTCCATCATTGTATTGTCACTTGTTTATCTGACCAAAAAGGATACAGCcattaattaatttatatatgTATCTAAGCTGcctaattaatcaaataaacgaagaaaagaaaattaaaagcatGCTTAACTTCACTAAAAAGTGACTTTAACTTTTCCTTAAACAAAAACTCGCCATTTGTATTAATGCATGCTTTCTTCTCGTGCATCATGCAAATGAAAACCTTCAAAAAGGTAATAATGgattccacctacttttagttTTTACTCAATCTCTCAAGTGATCACATTGATTATAAGTTCATTGTTTCTCTTTCactttttaaataaaagaaagtcTGAACtacaaatattttttaaaagtactGATTTTTACAGCTACTTAATAGATACAAATAGAGTTGTACAGTAGTTTTTTGCTGGAGAACACACCGAATGGCAATTTCACCTAATCTTTTCATCATGCATACGCTTTGTGTGGTATTATGTTCGCTTTGTTAGCTTCTAATTAACAACTActaattattttgttttatttgctATTTTCTCGGTAGTCCTTATCTTCAATCTCAAATCCATAAAATTCTGGTCCTCCCAATTATTTAGGACGTAAATCACCTTAAATACTTTTTGTTATTTATAGGTAATGGCATTTTATCATTCTTTCCATTTTTTGTTTCGATCAACAAAATATAAATTATACTATACTCgctccggtccataataagtgactaatttatctttttattttggtctAAGATAAGTGTACATTTATATAaccaagaaaaaattcaatttgttttttcaaaattacccttatgtacatatccctaaaaagtcttttactcctcacattaactaCGTTGCAACATTTAACTAAGGGTAATTTAGTCACACTAACTAGAATTTAGTATTATTTCCTTAATGGGTGTGTCCAAGACatattggtcacttattgtggaccggagggagtatttttttttttttttttaacatagGAGGTTGTGGGTAGGGAAAGAGTATGATTTGGTGGAAAATGGACCTTGCACCTCTATGTCCAAGGTTCTAGGTACACTTCCAAGAAATGTGAGCTTAGATAGCCAGCTGAATTTAATACCAGATTAGCATTTTTCTCAGTCAAATTGATTATCCATTTTGAACACAAACTATTTGTTGAAACAGAAAAAGACATATAATCTAGAGTAAAGATTTGCATTTTGATTCCGCTCATAACTAAATTTTCTTTTGGAAAAAAAACTAAATGCTAATAGCCACCTTTGCATTATGTACTTTGTCAACTTTTATTTGGATTTCATGATCACCTCAGATTTATTGTGTCTACATCCAAATCTGACATAATCCTAAAAAAGTTACTCCTCTTTTTGACTCAACTTTTCAAAAACTTTTTACTAGAATTTGAACCAATGAGAAAGCTGAATTATCCCCTCTATATGGTCCCACACGATATTCTAATTTATTCTTATCAAAACAATTATTATAGGTAAGTCAAAGTTAATCGAAGTACCAAAAGAAAATCTTATACAACATTTTGTTTgtcttcgttttttttttttaagtgggGTGGGAGAGAAAAAAAGGAAGCATGCTATATATTACTATATAATATGAAACCTCATGATATTTCATGAAAGGATATAATATTTGAAATGTGATATCTTTTTATGTATGGCCAACAGGAAGGGAAAAAGAGACTTTTGGATTGTTGTACAAAAGATGGATCAACAGACAGGCATGGGAAACCAGCAATCAAGGCAAAAACTGGTGGATGGAAAACTGGAGCTCTTTTATTAGGTCTACTAATTATACTCTTACTACCATAGTTCCCCCCTGCCACAACATTTTCCATTTAACCACTTATGATTATGATAATTTCAATACTCAGGACACAAAGAATAAAAgtcatatttttgtatatataaaaagAAGAGATAAAGTAATTAACGACTAATTAGATCAAGCCATTTGAAGAGAGTGGTTTAACCATAAAAATAGGGAAAGAAACTTTAAGACAGTTGAGATTAAAATAAAAATCTGTTCCATTCAAGAAAAGATCGAACAGCATGCATGGCCATTGTTCTAGAAAGGCTTAAGTTATATACACAGAAAATACAAAGAATTTTTACAATATCAGTAGTGTAATTTAACATGTTATACCAggttatttactttatttatcAAGTTATCATATCATATTTGTCGTAAACAATCACATGTTATTCCATTCATTAAACTTAATCTGATGTATAAAAATATTACATATTATCAGtgcataaaacttaaactctttAGAGAAGGGCAGAGAAAGCGATTCACCCTTGCGTTGAAAACATACATCtacaagaagaaagaaaatgaggaGTTGGTTTGACGATGTCAAAATATACAAAGAGAACTAAGAAGTAGAAAAAACAGGAAGAACTCATATTTTCCAAGTTTATAACATACATTTACAAAGTGCTTAATATATAattaagctgaaaatatctgaatTAAACTTCTTTATGATAATATGGTAGCGTTGTGTTCTTTGCTTGATGCAGTCAGTGAAGGATTGGCTGCAGTTGCATTTACTGGAGTGGAAGTGAACATGGTTCTTTTCTCAAAGACTGTCTTAAGGCAGTCAAATGCTGAAGCAGCAAACATGTTCAGCAAATGGATGGGAACTCTTTATATTTTCTCTTTGCTTGGAGCTTTTCTAAGTGATTCCTACTTTGGAAGATACCTCACTTGCATTGTTTTTCTAGCTGTTATGAATGTTGTAAGTTATATTTTTTTCGGCACACCCCCTTAGGCCCCACAATCTATTTTCAAGATAATTGACGTTTCTAAAtcgtgaggattcatatagccgatccCAATTTGCTCTTTGCAGGGTTTGGTGGTATTGTCTCTGTTAACTCAAGCATTTATGCTTGAACCTGAAGGTTGTGGCAAGTTGGGAGAGCTTTGTAAACCACAATCACAAGTCGAGGTTGCCATGTTCTATTTATCGATATACTTACTAGCTCTTGGGAGTGGCTCTATAGAACCAGCACTTGCCACACTTGGAGCTGATCAATTTGATGAAGAGGATCCAGAAGAAAGTCGTTCCAAGACGAAATTCTTTAGCTACTTCTATGTTGCTCTAAATCTTGGATCATTGGTTGCAGAGACACTTCTGGTTTATATGGAAAACATGGGAAGATGGGTACTTGCCTTTTGGATATCTACAGCTTGTGGCTTTGTTGCTTTGCTCTCAATCATTAGTGGCGCCCCTAGGTACCGCCATATTAGACCTTGTTGCAACCCCATCTCCAGGTTCTCTCAGGTAATCATCGCTTCTATTAGGAAAATAAAGCTTACTGTTCCTTCACATGGAGAGGGGTTGTATGAAGCACGAAGCAGAAATGAAAAAGACAGCACCAGAAGAATCTCTCATACAGATGACTTCAAGTAAGCTTAGCTTGCCCTGTTTTAGGATCTTATAATGCTGATTAATTTCATCAACTCGAACATATGACACGTTCCTTTAACTTGTACGAATAGGTTTCTTGATCGAGCTGCAGTTGTAACCCCATCAGACATGCTAATATTACCTGATAAAAGTGAAACTCATAACCAATGGAGGCTATGTACTGTGACACAAGTTGAAGAAGTGAAATGTGTGCTAAGACTACTTCCAATATGGTTTTGCACAATATTGGCATCCATTGTCTTTGTGCAAGTGCTTTCTCTCTTCGTCGAGCAAGGATCTGCAATGAACACAAGCACAATGATCTCGGGGTTTCACATTCCACCAGCAAGCATGACATCATTTGACATCATAAGCACATCCACCTTCATCATTTGCTATGAGAAGATCATAATTCCTCTGTATGTGAAACTAACCAAAAGTAAGCCAAAGCTCCCGAGTGAGCTTCAAAGGATAGGGATTGGACTTGTCATTTCAACAGTAGCTATGGTGATTGCAGGTTTGGTTGAGCAACACAGACTAAGGTTTGCTAATGAAGGAGGGGAAGAGACAAGTTCCTTGAGTATTTTCTGGCAAACTCCACAATATGTGCTTGTCGGAGTAGGGGAAGCATTCATCTATGTTGCTCAGTGGGAATTTTTTGCATCACAAATTCCCGATAATCTGAAGAGCATGGGGCTTGGGTTGTCCATGTCTTCCTCAGCACTAGGTAGCTACTTGTGCAGCATTATATTTAGTGTGGTGATGAAGATCACAACAAGGCATGGAAAGCCAGGTTGGATACCTGCGAATTTAAACAACGGGCACTTGGATAGGTTTTTCTTCCTTTCAGCTGCTTTGACTGCACTAGATCTTGTACTATTTGTTGTGTGCGCTAAAAGGTATAAGTCTATAGCACTAGAAAAAAGAGAGATAGGACAAGAGATGGAAGCTACAGCTTGAACTAATCAAAATTGTAACAACTCCACAACAATTGTTCTATTGTTTAGGAAGAAACACAAAATGAAGTAGAGCATTGTGGAGCCTTACTCAAGAGGAAAGAAGAAAATTAAATAGAAACCAAAAGAAAGCATGCTTAATTAGATACTGAATGTGTTGTGTTTTGTGACAATCTTGGTATTGACAAAAACCTCCTTGCAATCTTGGTTTTGTTGTAATGCTTCATATATAGGATCATGTTAATGATAGAACAGTCATGTTTTCATGTTTCGGTAGAGTCCACTCTCAACTCACGGTAACAAGGCTTAAAATCTTTTGAACATTAGAACAGGCACTCATTCTACTGACTTCCAGTTGCAGGTCTTTAGCAATAGTTTTGTATCATTGTCATACCTATGTCACGTTAATGACTTTcaaaaagctattttagggactGCAGTTTTCCTTCATAAATGTTTGCTTGTGGTTACAGAGTAAACTGAAGAGCATGCAGATTTGGACAATATTCAGACTAAGCTATAACACATATTACTGTGTCAACCAGTTAAACAAATCTCCACAAAAGAAAATGTTTTAAAGAAGGAAAACTGGGACTCCCTAGGAGCAATGCAGCCTCTATCTGCCTCGTGCACACTTTACATCTTAAATTATTTGGACCTGTAGCCCCCAAACATTGTGTTTGAAGTTTCTTTACATCTAAAAATAATTTTCTCCTAAAATTATTAAACTGGGTGGCTTAAAATATTAGGATgtatataaaattttataaaaaggGCAACCCGCTGCAGTAAACTCCCGCTATGCGTGGGGTccagggaagggccggaccacaagggtctgtTGTACACggccttaccttgcatttctgcaagaggctatttccacgACTCGAATctgtgacctcctggtcatatggaaacaactttaccagttacgccaaggctccccttcatatATACAATTTATGCCCGGATAAAATCAATTCTTGTACAGTATATTGCTTTTGAATTATATAATGTTTAAtgcattttctctattttttaaaaaaaaagattaataAACATCCGTACACAACAAGATTTGCATTACTTTCTCTTATTCTATAAGTGAGAGTTTAGCAGTTCTCCGTCAACATGTCTGTTTCACTACAAGGTTATTTCCGAAATTTCATACTTTATCTGCTTGGGCCTAGTACCAGTTATAAGTAGGAGCAGCGAAGAAAGCTTATTTTGGGAGGTGAGTTTACAGATATCCCAATCAATGACATGAATTAATTATCATTGTCTAATTTGATCTTGCAATGAAAAACTGAGCATCTACTAGGCCTACCTGATACTTCCATTTTAAGTTCTAATACGGTTTCAGTGCTACAATAAGGTGAATAAACACTTTCTTTGGTGCTTATCCTCTATTAAACTTCCCAATAAAAGTGAGTATAAATCTAACGCAAGCGGTCTATATAGGATGCACAGTATTGCGTCCTTCATAAATTTAGAATAACCTGTGCAGATCACTTGGATATCTTGGCAGTAAGTTCTCTTACCAGCTTCGCAGCAACCATTGCAGTCATGCCATCAACAGTATCACGCTGTGGGTTGAACTCAACAACATCAGCACCAACAACATCCGCTTGAAGGTTATGCAGTATGTTTAGAACATCACGGAAAGAGAGACCGCCTGGTTCTATATGAGATACTCCGGGAGCAAATGCTGGATCCATACAGTCGATATCCACAGAAATATACACGCCCTTCGCACCTTCACCAAGTTTCTGAAATGTACAAAAGTATTTACCAATTGAGATTATCAATGTAgcaaataaatgatgaaatgcCAGTGTATAGGCATTCGAGGTCTGGCAGTGTTTACATTTGATAACATAACGCAAAATATGAAACCAAAGGGGATAACTTATAGTAGGATATACAGAGAATCAGAGAGAAATATGAGAGTAGTATGCATCTGGAATAGACTCAGCACATTTGAAACTCCTGAACTGATGAACACGTTTGCAAGTATATAATTTGGGGAGAAGAAAGAAGAGTGGAAGGGAAAGGAAAGAGATGGTAAAGAAAGACAGACCAGATTCTCCAAAAATTGGCGGTCTCTGGAAAAAGTTCGCATTTCGTATTGCTCCACGCCAAACCTTTTTCCTTGTTCACGACCTTCTTTTGTAATTGATCTAATTCCCACCTACAAACAAGATCAAGGGTTTTGTTAAACAATTTCTAAGGTTTATGCTAGCGAGAGTAAGCTACTTGTAAACCCAAAGAGTACATCATTGAACAGCTTATCCTATCGCAGGAGAGATCGTTTTACATAGGAATGCAAGAAATGTAGTACAAAGTTATACATGCTTAGTTGGTCTATAGGGAAAATTTAGATTACTTGCAAAAGCCGTCGAGCGTAACCACCCTCCATAATTCGTGCAAAGCTTGATGCATGTGAATATTTGTTTCCTTCAAAGGAATGGTAAATATCAGGATGAGCATCAAGGTGAAGGATATCAATAGGTCCTCCAAGCTTTTCAGACACAGCTCTTACAACAGGATAGGATATGGAGTGATCACCCCCTAACACCAAGGGGCGCAATGGATCCTGAAAAGTCAATATGAGAATTGAATTAACAAATTATTAAGTacgggaaaaagaaaagaaaccgAAGCATATAAACCATTGCCTAATAAGAACTACTTTGAGTAGAGTTCATAATTGTAGAGAATTGTTTATCCCGACATCAAAGTATATTAACATTCCATTCAGAAGCAAGGAAATCATACAACAAAAGTGAGTTTTGATGTTTCATTGGATAACAGCTGGGAAAAGCTGATTTCTTTCATTCAACGGAAGATCTTTTTCTGTTTAGTTGTTCACTTTGAGGTGAAAAAATTGGCTAGGACTATTGTGGCAGTACAGAAAGGCAACAATATTTTGATGCCCATATAGTCATCAGTAAACTGTCTCAAGCAGGTCCTTCCAGCTCCAAAAATCATGTTATGGATAAAAGATCCATGAGAACAGCATATGAGGTCATGAAGAGAACTCTCCTTTACCCTTTTTAACTTCTCTTAGATATGGATGAAGGTGAGAGCTAATTTTTCACATTGGTAACTTCAAATAATATACATAGAAAAGATAAAGTTAAAGCTAAAATTCTAGAATAGAGCAGGTAGGAGTCAAatgtaagaaaaagaaatactctAAATTATATCTTTTTTGTTTCCTGGTTTTGGGTGGGAGGGGGTTTCGGAAGTTTGATATGACGTTATAAAATGGATTTAGTAAATTCTCTAACTTGAATGGGTGCgggggggtgggtgggtggggtgGGCGGCGGCCCTCCCACCGTTCTAGCAAGGCCTATGATTTTAGTATCCATCCCTTGCAGAAAAAGGACACCAAATACTTTCTCAGAAGTTATTTACATAAAAGATGGTTTACCTCCTCCATCACTAGCTTGACAGATTCACTTATGATACTCATCAACCTATCATCATCAACGCCACTATCTCGCAACTCTTGAACTGGCACATCACCAACATCGGTTAAGATGCGTGAATCATTTAATTCTTTTCCTGCATAATAGAAATAACTTGTTTAGATTTCAGATTTCGAATATCGGTGAGCTAAAAGGAATGTCAACATGTATAGTGAAAATTGCCGATAATAACATTCAAGAGGTTCAGCAAATTAGACTGAGTGTCTGGCTGTTCAAGCAATCAGATAGCACTTTTTGGTGCTACTTTATGGTGTGACTTCCTGGTGGTACTTGAACTTTTACTTGTCCAGAAGGATCCGTCAAATAGAGAAAATCTTCCAAACAACATTGATCAGTTGCTGAAAAGCTGATCAGTAGATGCAAGAGATGAATAGGAGGAACAAGGAAGACCGAATTACTCTAGATCAAGGGGTCATAGCAGAAAAGGGAACATGAAATAGTGATTGATTCCCTTCAGATTTTGAGCAAAACCGGAAGAGCGACCATAAGCTTCAAGCCACACATGGTTAAAACGATTTAGAACATCAAGTTTCTTCGTTAAGATTcaattgtttatttttctttttctctcttgggTCCAACCA of the Nicotiana tabacum cultivar K326 chromosome 7, ASM71507v2, whole genome shotgun sequence genome contains:
- the LOC107817320 gene encoding protein NRT1/ PTR FAMILY 7.2-like, which gives rise to MDPKQQSAVRDESSVSMNESEEGKKRLLDCCTKDGSTDRHGKPAIKAKTGGWKTGALLLVSEGLAAVAFTGVEVNMVLFSKTVLRQSNAEAANMFSKWMGTLYIFSLLGAFLSDSYFGRYLTCIVFLAVMNVGLVVLSLLTQAFMLEPEGCGKLGELCKPQSQVEVAMFYLSIYLLALGSGSIEPALATLGADQFDEEDPEESRSKTKFFSYFYVALNLGSLVAETLLVYMENMGRWVLAFWISTACGFVALLSIISGAPRYRHIRPCCNPISRFSQVIIASIRKIKLTVPSHGEGLYEARSRNEKDSTRRISHTDDFKFLDRAAVVTPSDMLILPDKSETHNQWRLCTVTQVEEVKCVLRLLPIWFCTILASIVFVQVLSLFVEQGSAMNTSTMISGFHIPPASMTSFDIISTSTFIICYEKIIIPLYVKLTKSKPKLPSELQRIGIGLVISTVAMVIAGLVEQHRLRFANEGGEETSSLSIFWQTPQYVLVGVGEAFIYVAQWEFFASQIPDNLKSMGLGLSMSSSALGSYLCSIIFSVVMKITTRHGKPGWIPANLNNGHLDRFFFLSAALTALDLVLFVVCAKRYKSIALEKREIGQEMEATA
- the LOC107761927 gene encoding arginase 1, mitochondrial — encoded protein: MKCAGRMGIHYMQKLNAANVPKELVEKGQNRVIEASLTLIRERAKLKGELIRALGGAVASTSLLGVPLGHNSSFLQGPAFAPPRIREAIWCGSTNSTTEEGKELNDSRILTDVGDVPVQELRDSGVDDDRLMSIISESVKLVMEEDPLRPLVLGGDHSISYPVVRAVSEKLGGPIDILHLDAHPDIYHSFEGNKYSHASSFARIMEGGYARRLLQVGIRSITKEGREQGKRFGVEQYEMRTFSRDRQFLENLKLGEGAKGVYISVDIDCMDPAFAPGVSHIEPGGLSFRDVLNILHNLQADVVGADVVEFNPQRDTVDGMTAMVAAKLVRELTAKISK